The window ctgttgttgttgctgctgctgttgctgTTGCTGTTGCTGTTGCTGCTGTAACATCTGCTGTTGTTTTCTCTGCAACAATTGCCGCTGGTATTGTTGTTTTAACTGTTGATTCTGTAACATCTGTTGTTCCTGCTGTTGTTTTAGTTGCTGGTGTTGAAGCATACTAGAACCTGGCTGAAGGGGATTAAGATTTGGTTGGACTACATTAACCCCAGCTTGTGAAGATAAGGAGTTAACATTAGTTTGTTGAGGAGCACTAACAGGGTTTTGTTGAAGTGAGCTCACTGGAACCTGTTGCAGGGAGTTCACAGCATTTCCTGGTCCTGAATCTAAATTGGTACTTGGTTGCATTGAATTCATCTTACTCTGTTGTACTGTAGATACACCAGACAGAGAATTATGCTGCATGCCTGCCATATTATTCTGCTGCATTGTTGCTACAGAGCCTTGCATATTTGTTGTTTGCAACTGAGGGTTCATTTGATTTTCATGAGACTGCACTTGAGTAACTTGGGGTTGTGATTGTGGCATGGAATGCATATGAGGTGGGAGAAGATGTCCAGGCATGTTTTTCCTAGGTCtatttgtatttataaaatttataatctgCTTCTCATATGAATTCAGTTTCTCCTTGAAATTAGGTGAGATGTTGCTCTTGGAAACCTGAAGGAATGTTATAATTCGTTCCAACATCATTTTAAATACCTTCAGCTTTTCAAGTTGATCTGACTTGGGCTGTTGTGGAAGGGAATCATGCTGATAATGAAAAGATACAAGGTTAAACACAGTAAAAATAAtgagtaaaaacaaaaacaataaagggTTTCAGGAAGGGTGATGACTTGATCAGCACACAGTGCAATCTCCAGAGTTtgccataataataataataatggaaaaGGCTTCTTTATCCATAgaagatattaaaaatttgcATGACTAAACATACCTGCTGAAGTTTACTAACTATTTTTTGATACATTTCATTCAACTCTGGCAAGTAACTTTCCTTCATAGATTTGATCTGCCAGTTAAaatcaacataataaaaaaaataatgcattaGAAACCTAGTAATATCTTGTGCGAGAAGATATGTACCATATTTCTGCTGAATAACTTGTATTAGGGCACCATATTTCTGCTCAATTTGACACCCAAGTGTAATTTTCTCAGTACAACTTGTACTGAATCATATATAATACAATTACTTTTgctgattaaaaacaaaatatcaacacAACCATATTTACAACTACTATGAGTCTTTCTCAATGCAAGCAACTAATGTCTAATAGAGGACAAAAAGAtagtaataaaagaaattaactgcagacagaaaaccaaaaaataaaaaacctttttGGGTAAAGCACCAGTAGTTTCTACTGCTGCAGTacacatttttcagaaataTTATGTGAAGGATGAGAGTCATCCGCATAAACATTGAACAGTATGGATTTAAGCAAAGTTCTCATTATTTTTCCAAGACTAGTGAAGAGTTCCATGTTCTTGCTGAAAATTTATCACAATAAAAGTCATCaatcttcattattttattttagggttcaTTTGACAAATATCTGTTCAACccaatttactaaaaaaaaagatgatgagaAAATAGAATATTACCTTTTGATACACTTCTTCTTGCCAATCACCTCCACTTGACTGTCCAGTCTGTGCTGTTGAATCCAGAGAAgctacaaaagatatctcataCATACATGAGCATTCAAGGCCAAAAAAGATGGTAACTTTTCACAAAGATACttgcacaaaataaatattcaaggCCAATCACCTCAACTTTTAGTGTTTTAATGTTGTGATTTGTATCTTTAACTTTGTGACCTTGGTTTTTATTAGAGGGCTTAGACCATCTGATTCTTTTGTTGGGCAGACAGGGCTTAGACTTACATCTATAATGTATTTTGAATAAGAGTTATTCCAACGTCAGTAACAATTTCAAAGTTATGCTACCtatatatgtttgaaatatagtttttaaataagAGGGGGATcaattaccaaaaaataaattaaaaaataagagggGATCTTATATTCCATGATTTGATCACACAATTTGTGTCTACCTTCTGTATGATCCAAGGTAGTAGGTAGGATCACAAATTTGATCACCTTAGAACCATCAATTGACCAAAGATAAAAGACACAGAAAAATGCATAGTAGCAATTTTACATACTGGATGAAGTTTCTGGAAGGGGTCTTTGTGATTGGTACAACTGCTTTTGTTGATCAAGAACATTTGATTGTTGAAGTAAGGGACCTGAGGCCTGAAGTCTTTGCTGCACATCTCGTTGCAAGGGATTTGGTTGCTGTTGCAAACCCAACTGTTGTTGCAATTGTGCAGGTTGAGATTGAATCTGTGGCATCAATTGCTGCTGTGGAGCCTGAGGCTGTGACTGCTGCACTTGAGATGGTAACAAATTTGATGCATTTTGCTGTGATTGTTGTAGCACGTGTGCAGAGTGCTGGCTTGTTTGCATGCCTGAGTTGCCAGATTGAGGTCCAAGGACCTGCTGTGGCTGTAACCCAGGGACATTATTACCCAGCTGTTGATGCATATTTGATAGGTTGTTTTGCTGATTTATTAACTGTTGCTGCTGCAGGTTTGAAAGATTATTCTGCTGAGTAAGTAACCTCTGTGGCTGCTGCAAATCACCAACATTATTTTGTGACCCAAGTATTTGGGTATGGTGCATGTTTGGTGCATTTGCCTGTGCCCCCAtaagctgctgctgctgctgctgttgtgTAGGTAATATTGACTGTTGAGTCATCGGTGTTTGTTGTTGATGAATGATCGAAGTCTGTTGGTGTTGCTGTTGCCTGATAACTTGGGAGTGTTGCTGAAGCACAGACTGTGTTGATTGTTGATTATTAGACTGTTGATTGTGCTGAATGCTAGGTAGAGATGCTTGCATCATGGAAGGTTGCTGCATAACAGTTGATGTTTGGATGGCAGGTTGCTGAGAAGATTGCAACTGATTTGATTGTAGAAGATtctgctgctgttgttgttgttgttgctgctgctgctgttgctgctgctgctgctgctgttgttgttgttggagctTCTGCCTCAAAAGTTGATGTTGCATTTGTTGCTGGTAGATATACTGCTGCGAATTTTGTGattgctgctgttgttgttggggaACAACCTGTTGCCTTCCTTGAATTTGTCTCTGGGAACCAGGAAACATATTTTGCATGTTGGAATTTTGGCTAATGGTGCTCCCCACCGAATTCTGACCAGGAATATTCTGCATGTTGGGATTATTCTGCCCAACATTTTGGATGGGAGCCTGGGCTATATTCGAAGGTTGAGACGCAATACTATTTTGAATGTTCTGAGGTAGAAGCTGTTGACGGTTCGGAGGTTGATTGGGCATAGGAATAGGATGTTGCTGCCCTGGATTATGAACTTGAGGTGGAATACCAAGtcctattaaataaataatgattgaCGTAAGAGAAACCCCCCAAAAAAAGTACAATATAACATCAGGATCCAAATGAACTGTTAACAACACAAGAATGAtatcaatgtaaaaaatttaaaggaagAAAGATTCAAGACAAACAACAAGGATCATATAGcagaggaaaaacaaaaatgttaatgATATTTGATATTTCAAATCAATAGAAAACAATACAGTCCCAACAACTTAAGCTGAAAAACTTGAAATAACTCGGAGTTAGATACTGTCAGAATGAGAATACTACCACTATGCCAGGGTTCCTAAATGCTAACCTGGATCAGGAGGTTTATTACTAGGGCCACCTTGATTTGTAGGTAAGTTGGGGGCCATGGAGCCCTGGGATTTAGTCTCCATCGTAAGCATCTTCAAAGATATTTTCCGTAGATAATCAGACTGAAATTAGAGAATACCACATTAAATCTTCAATCTTTCATATTGTATATGTCTGTATACATAACCATAAATTGATAAATCTgaaattagaaattagaaatgTACCTGGCTTGTTGCAGCAGTAAAAATCttctcttcaaacctttgagcaaTCTTCTGAAGTTCATGCAATCCCTCTTGACCAGTAACAGGAAGATGTCTTTTTAATGTGTCCAttctataaaaaatgaaaaacagctGTTTGGTGactaaataatacaaattattgaaattttatgGTAATTACAATCCTCAAATTTTACAGGATTGTAGCATGTAAGAAGACCTCATTGAAATCAAActattcagaaaaataatatagtagAATGGGTGTCAGAAACTTCTAAAACacaaaacataagaaaaagaaatcctacagaaaaataatatagtacTATAGTTTTCTACTAAACATCCATTTGCCACACATTCCATGAAGAGAAAATAAGTATAACCTCCGTCATAAGGGAGCAAAATACACAATCCTAATCAGTATTCAGAAAAAACACACTCCTCTTTGAAAATAATGGCAGTAACCTCCAACCAAACACACCAAAGGCTAGCAAATATAGGGCATGGAAAAAATAAACCTTGTTCATACTCCTCCTTTGAGACCtctaaaatagtaaaatgaatAAGCAAGTGCCCCATATTCTAAGGCACCCGTGATAGCAAAAGTTCGTTCCGACACATTGTGCAATACAACTCCAAATGATCGAAAAACACTAAAGTTGTACACGTTGGTGACATGGTGTTTAACACTCAAGTATGATAATGTCCCACCCCAAGGTGTTAAACTCAAGATCCTACCTGGGATTAGGAGGGGGTGAAAACTCATAACTCAGGGATTGTAACTCACATCGGAAGATCCTATGTTTCTAcctaaaatacttataaataatACATATGCAAACTTAAATAGGAAATTCATTATAATAGATTGATAGACAGAgagaattaaaattcataattctgAAAATTCATAACATAATAGATTAATACATAATTCATGAAAGTTTATAACAAAATAGATTGATAGAATCAAAATTCATAATAAGTCAAAGATAATgttagaaaaatatgaaaataaatggctaattaaataaatattcagCGCTCCAGCCTCTGTAAGAGAAaccaaaaaatagaattaaaagatGGAAAAAAGTGAGATAAGATGAGAGTGACTGAGTCACTGAGTGAGAGAGACCCAAGCTGGGTAGCAGAGGCACAACTGAATGCTGGCTAGCAGAAGCACAACCAAATGGTGGGTAGCAGAGATGCTACCAAATGCTGTGTAACGAAGGCTGACCTtgagaaaatgagaagaaataTGCTGGGAATCCAGGACGTTGGGTAACAGGTGCAATAACCGGCAACAGCAGTGACAACGTGGAAGCACTAATGGCATGAGGTGGAGCTTTGGCAGTTGTGAAGAAGGAGAGATCCAATGGTGCATGATTGAGTGATTTTCGAATGGGATTTAGGTCGTGAATGGCAGGAAACATTTCatcaaaggagaaaaaaagggtAATTTATAGTTGTGCTCCACTTTGCTGGGATCGACGATCCCATGATTGAACTTGGTAAATCACAGTCCTAGAGTGATCTCACCCTCTCGCGATTTGGCTAGCAGGGGTCCTTTGACGTGTCATCATACGGCCTTACGAGGCAGATCATGATTTTAACTACACGGTCCCACTAACCCATCTAATAAGCACGTGCCACACTGACATGCATACActttgattatgattatgaatttatgatatTGAAAATATCAATGTTGAGCAGTGATTCAAATAAACatttgttttgagaaaaattagaGCACaagtttcataatttatttgcaTTGTTTAAGTTCTTTCACATACACTCATCTATCATTTCTTGTAGAAAAGACAACCAGAATCCTCACGGAAATGTTGCCAATGTATGAAATCAGTGATTTATATCTGATGTGAaacgttaataaaaaaaattacaaaattatatccGTGATAcaatattaaaactaaatctTACATTTTGTTAACAATTCTTTGGCGTGACTCATGATGCAGTCCACCTCTCCAATCACTAGTATCCATATTGGCTTCAGTGCCTTGATTAGGTCTCCAATTATTGTTATCCATCAAATTTAATAAACTGAAACATCAAAAACAGAATATTCTTGTCAAATCGGATTTCGAAAGGAACGTATAAAGGATGAATATATAAATGTATGAAAAACTAAGAAGATAATCAATAGAAATCATTGGTTTTCACAGAGCCAAACCGCCCATCCATAAATATCAGTCACAGCAACAGCTAAGCAAACCAAATAATTTTTCCCTCGACAGACAAGGGTTTATACGACTTAGAATGTCAATTTACCATGCTTAAACCTAGGATgcatgcaacaacaacaacaacaacaacaacaaagccttatcccaTTATGtgaggtcggctacatggattaCATGACGTCACTCACAGTTAAAAACCAAACTTTCAGAGATATTATTGAGTCTAAGGTCTCCCTTGACGAAAACCTAAGGATGCATGCAAAAGTAATAATTCCTACCGAAGAACAAAATGGCTTGTCTAGTAATTAATTTTGGAAGCAAAGGACAAAATTCCAATATTAGATTCTGCATTCCCTCATTTTTGTTCCTATCTAGAAATCCGTTCTCCAAAATTGGCTTCAATGAACGATGTACCGTTCTAGTTTCCTTCAAAGAAATCGAGTCCTATTGAATCCAAATGATTCGAATTTAGAACGAAATATGCCTCTTTCCGACTCGGCCTTTCAATTAAGACGTTAGCAATCACGGTGAATGCAAcaataagctttttttttttctgagcaAGATCAACGACGAGAGATAGAGTGTGAGAGAGAAAGCGAACCTGATCGTGGCTGGCAAATGGTGGTTGCGAATTTTCCGGCGGTGGCGTGAGCAGTGTTACCGGTTGCGTATCTGACTCGTGAACTTGGGAGGGAACTTAGGCGTGGGAGACAAGGCCTATTTATCAGTGAAGCCTTCCAACTTgtgtaaatttctttatttttatttggtttaattgcaaatttaattttttatttgtctctttttataatttaacgAGTCACTCATTTTTTTCTGCAATTCCATAATTTTAGTTCTTACTCACGAATCTTAATTCATATTGTTATTGGGCATGGACTGgcacatattttaatttcatgtactTAGCTAACGTTCAACCAAAGTACGAAACGTGAtcgttaatatttaatttcgaaactaaaaactaaaataataagattaaaaaaatgaaaaaactcaATTGATGAGTTAAAGagagactaaattaaaaatatgaaacaaataagaaactaaatttggaattaaactttcttattttattattaaataaaatgataagctTTGCTTTAAATTAATCGTCTTGACCTTAATCTAACAATGATGTCAAATCAacttaatttattcattaagttaaatttgttgtcctttcaaaaaaaaagtcaaatttatttacttatagctctaaagtaaaatatatgagaaattatagttatcatttaaaatatttttcttctgtcAGACGAGTTaggtgtaaattttttaaaaataaaaggttttaCTTGTAAAAATCAATTTACTTAAATAACTATATAGTTTTATTACCCAtgcattacataaaaaaattctattaaaaaaacataaaaaattcttccaaaaataaatgcttcttctattaaaaataatatgcacaatttatttcttaaatttaattttataaaatgagtgtTAAAGTAGAATAATTTTCTGGTAGAGAAAAAAACACTCCCTCATTCCATTCTTGGAAAACCCAAGTATCCATTTACATGTTGCTTCTCCAATAAGCCATCCAGAACCTACCAAACCTCATTGACTTTTAATTGACCCATCAGTATTAATTAAGACTAATCCAACCCTCCATAGATGGTCTCCATCTAACGATAACCATGTTTTTGGAGCTGGCATTCAATGGAACAATGTTGCCACTCGGGATGCGATACGAGTTAGTGGGTCCAACTTGAACCCCAAAGCTTAAACACTCGAATAAACGTATCACCGTGTTCTTGCTTATTGTGCCATATGCACATGTAGTTCTAAGCAATAGTCCATAGATTTGGTcagattctatttttttttagtttatattcaTGTCACCAATGATTATTACGATTATTTAACTGTGTAATCAtacttattatttctatttgaattgttaaagagaaaaataagaaattaaatatttctttaattaattaccaaataaaattatatttgtcttttttattgaGAGAATACATCCATTGATATTCATATAACACATGatcaaaaaatgatttaatacaAGATAATTAGTTTCTTAAATTAGGTGTTATatgttttaaatgatttttaatatatttatccttGCTTAACTTTATTTGATTAATGTAGAATCAATCACttgtgtaacaaaaaaaatataatctgtccaataaatatttattgatatcaAGGCAAATTTGAGACTAGTGAATTATCTAAACCAAATTTTGGTTAAATTTGGAAAGAGACAAAAtgatgaaaatcaaaatgtaccATTTTGAGAATACATTACTTATTATCCATGGGTTAGACCGCCTATCAGGAATCTTTGGTCTGTGTTAAGATTTGGCATTGTCTGacttgtttattataaatatcacgtttaagttttttgaaaatcttatttaaataaaaaggtcACACCCaagcttaaaaaaattattagacttATCAAATTTacctatttaatatatatatatatatatatatatatatatatatatatatatatattaaaacttgaaagacataaatcaatcttttaaaaaagacaaaaataagacaaaaattTACCAATAATTCTTATTTAATCTATCTTggttcttatttcttatttattttagtatttgacATCAAGACTAAATTATCAATGAAACTTGTGATATTTTACTTAGTTTGCttattctatttataatattttgttcaatacttaAAGTGTTTCgattataatttttacttaagtcattgtGATTACtgaattttaatcttatat of the Glycine max cultivar Williams 82 chromosome 13, Glycine_max_v4.0, whole genome shotgun sequence genome contains:
- the LOC100792913 gene encoding mediator of RNA polymerase II transcription subunit 15a yields the protein MDNNNWRPNQGTEANMDTSDWRGGLHHESRQRIVNKIMDTLKRHLPVTGQEGLHELQKIAQRFEEKIFTAATSQSDYLRKISLKMLTMETKSQGSMAPNLPTNQGGPSNKPPDPGLGIPPQVHNPGQQHPIPMPNQPPNRQQLLPQNIQNSIASQPSNIAQAPIQNVGQNNPNMQNIPGQNSVGSTISQNSNMQNMFPGSQRQIQGRQQVVPQQQQQQSQNSQQYIYQQQMQHQLLRQKLQQQQQQQQQQQQQQQQQQQQQQQNLLQSNQLQSSQQPAIQTSTVMQQPSMMQASLPSIQHNQQSNNQQSTQSVLQQHSQVIRQQQHQQTSIIHQQQTPMTQQSILPTQQQQQQQLMGAQANAPNMHHTQILGSQNNVGDLQQPQRLLTQQNNLSNLQQQQLINQQNNLSNMHQQLGNNVPGLQPQQVLGPQSGNSGMQTSQHSAHVLQQSQQNASNLLPSQVQQSQPQAPQQQLMPQIQSQPAQLQQQLGLQQQPNPLQRDVQQRLQASGPLLQQSNVLDQQKQLYQSQRPLPETSSTSLDSTAQTGQSSGGDWQEEVYQKIKSMKESYLPELNEMYQKIVSKLQQHDSLPQQPKSDQLEKLKVFKMMLERIITFLQVSKSNISPNFKEKLNSYEKQIINFINTNRPRKNMPGHLLPPHMHSMPQSQPQVTQVQSHENQMNPQLQTTNMQGSVATMQQNNMAGMQHNSLSGVSTVQQSKMNSMQPSTNLDSGPGNAVNSLQQVPVSSLQQNPVSAPQQTNVNSLSSQAGVNVVQPNLNPLQPGSSMLQHQQLKQQQEQQMLQNQQLKQQYQRQLLQRKQQQMLQQQQQQQQQQQQQQQQLHQTSKQQLPAQLPTHQIQQLHQMNDANDIKMRQGIGVKPGVFQQHLTSSQRSAYPHQQMKGSPFPVSSPQLLQATSPQIPQHSSPQVDQQNHLPSLTKVATPLQSANSPFVVPTPSPPLAPSPMPGDSEKLISGVSSISNAANIGYQQTGGAAAPGQSLAIGTPGISASPLLAEFTGPDGAHGNSLAPTSGKSTVTEQPIERLIKAVKSMSPKALSSAVSDIGSVVSMNDRIAGSAPGNGSRAAVGEDLVAMTNCRLQARNFITQDGANGTRRMKRYTNATPLNVVTSAGSMNDSIKQLAAEASDLDSTATSRFKMPRIEANHSLLEEIREVNQRLIDTVVDISNEEVDPTAAAAAAEGTEGTIVKCSYNAVALSPSLKSQYASAQMSPIQPLRLLVPTNYPNCSPILLDKFPVESSKENEDLSVKAKSRFSISLRSLSQPMSLGEIARTWDVCARTVISEHAQQSGGGSFSSKYGTWENCLTT